A window of Paenibacillus sp. 19GGS1-52 contains these coding sequences:
- a CDS encoding STAS domain-containing protein translates to MELDPGNSVGDNIQLLNWDKDVTLKNVDEFRMAIWKLLESDQRKLILELTDVAYLNSAALGVIADAVLTAGRSDKELVMAGIQSTVEEIFQIVHFSTFMKIFIEVNEAYTYFQSLKK, encoded by the coding sequence ATGGAATTGGATCCGGGAAATTCAGTGGGTGACAATATTCAATTGTTGAATTGGGACAAAGATGTAACCCTGAAGAATGTTGACGAATTTCGTATGGCGATTTGGAAGCTGCTCGAGAGCGATCAAAGAAAACTTATCTTGGAGTTGACTGATGTGGCCTACTTGAACAGTGCCGCATTAGGAGTAATCGCAGACGCTGTTCTTACTGCGGGGCGTTCTGACAAAGAGCTTGTTATGGCGGGAATACAGTCAACAGTAGAAGAAATATTTCAGATTGTTCATTTTAGTACATTCATGAAAATATTCATTGAAGTTAATGAGGCCTACACTTATTTTCAATCCCTTAAGAAATAA
- a CDS encoding chemotaxis protein CheW — translation MNEFHNATYLGVFLDEMEEQLQCLDDALLTLESDRGKVETIQTIFRAAHTLKGSSAVMGFQRLNELTHQMESVFDLIRNGQLEVTSELLNILFDCVDYIKQLRQSILGGEMTEGETAPLLKRLEAVRDLSILASESCEQEVNKDENKETFTSNIVFDEFQKEQIQSALINGYDAMAIYVQLSKEAAMKYVRAKLVHINLQELGEVIVCSPELESIETDEQFNGTVVYTLITQEIQKVILHSLNQVSQIDSVNIVAITDQNLDAISIVREAPVIEPAKAEVEVIETGRSESKVEGKVESKVQVTQTVRVDVERLEGLLNLVGELIIDNTRLRSIRAKLTEHFKDNNDVAILNDISNHLSTVVADLQEGMMKTRMLPIEHLFGRFPRMVRDLAQKANKEIELIIEGKETELDRTLIEEISDPLIHILRNSADHGLELPDERAKLGKSRKGTIILRASHQGNMIVITIADDGKGIDIEKVKEMAVRKGFVTEEEVNQMTDKELTFLIFRSGVSTANQVTDLSGRGVGMDIVKSHIEKLNGVIDIETVRNEGTVFTIKLPLTLAIIRSLLVKFGTSTFAIPLVNVIEIFRLQVADIRLVQGKEVCMFRNQVLPLVRLHDKLNVQEDAEQNRDRLFVVIVGVADKRVCLIVDQTIGNHEIVIKPLGSYIGNVPFIAGSTILGDGHVAHILDVGSIAREVGSYYEKKVLDAREEAQLESRNKKYVTFQLADMKFGIAISKMKEIVPVPEIHSLVSAAPNVLGMINLRGLLLPVYDLRRRLGMENIEISFSSRILICEVSGHEVGLMVDEVTEVSRLSEAELEEAPDHVLRNSDFLEAIYKKEQQFILLLNLEKMLNLEYSKKKEAG, via the coding sequence ATGAATGAATTCCATAATGCTACATACTTAGGCGTTTTTCTGGATGAAATGGAAGAGCAACTGCAGTGTTTGGATGATGCTCTGTTAACACTGGAATCGGACAGAGGTAAAGTAGAAACTATTCAGACTATTTTTCGGGCAGCGCATACCCTAAAGGGATCTTCAGCGGTAATGGGGTTTCAACGCTTAAATGAGCTTACGCACCAGATGGAGAGCGTCTTTGATCTAATTCGTAATGGACAACTGGAAGTGACCTCGGAATTATTAAATATACTTTTTGATTGTGTTGATTATATCAAGCAGCTTCGTCAATCCATCCTCGGTGGAGAGATGACAGAGGGGGAAACAGCACCGCTTCTGAAACGTTTAGAAGCCGTACGGGATCTGTCAATCTTAGCTTCGGAGAGTTGCGAGCAAGAAGTGAACAAGGATGAGAATAAGGAAACATTCACTTCAAATATTGTCTTTGATGAATTCCAGAAGGAGCAAATTCAAAGTGCCCTAATCAATGGCTATGATGCCATGGCAATTTATGTTCAATTGTCTAAAGAGGCTGCTATGAAATATGTGCGTGCGAAGCTTGTACACATTAATTTGCAAGAACTGGGTGAGGTTATAGTCTGTTCTCCAGAGCTGGAATCGATTGAGACCGATGAACAATTTAACGGAACAGTTGTTTATACCCTTATTACCCAAGAAATTCAAAAGGTTATTCTTCATAGCTTGAATCAGGTTTCTCAGATTGATTCTGTTAATATTGTAGCGATCACAGATCAGAACTTAGATGCTATCAGTATTGTAAGGGAAGCTCCAGTGATTGAACCAGCTAAAGCTGAAGTGGAAGTAATAGAGACAGGAAGATCAGAGAGTAAAGTTGAGGGCAAGGTAGAGAGTAAGGTTCAAGTGACACAAACGGTTCGTGTTGATGTGGAACGGTTAGAGGGTCTGCTGAATTTAGTAGGTGAGTTGATCATTGATAATACACGACTACGTAGTATTCGAGCCAAATTAACAGAGCATTTTAAAGATAATAATGATGTAGCCATCTTAAATGATATATCGAACCATTTAAGTACCGTAGTAGCTGATCTGCAGGAAGGTATGATGAAGACACGAATGCTGCCTATTGAGCATTTGTTCGGGCGGTTTCCGCGGATGGTTCGCGATTTGGCCCAAAAGGCGAATAAAGAGATTGAACTAATTATTGAGGGAAAAGAGACTGAGCTAGATCGCACACTCATTGAGGAAATTAGCGACCCCCTTATTCATATTTTGCGTAATTCGGCAGATCATGGTCTTGAACTGCCTGATGAGCGGGCGAAACTAGGAAAGTCTCGTAAAGGCACTATCATATTAAGAGCCAGCCATCAAGGCAATATGATTGTGATTACGATTGCCGATGATGGTAAAGGAATTGATATCGAAAAAGTCAAAGAAATGGCGGTTCGGAAAGGTTTTGTAACGGAAGAGGAAGTCAATCAGATGACGGACAAGGAGCTTACTTTCCTTATTTTCCGTTCAGGTGTTTCCACCGCGAACCAAGTCACAGACCTATCTGGACGTGGAGTAGGCATGGATATTGTAAAGTCTCATATTGAAAAGCTAAATGGCGTGATTGATATCGAAACGGTGCGTAATGAAGGCACTGTATTTACGATAAAATTGCCCTTAACGTTGGCAATCATTCGGTCATTGCTAGTTAAGTTTGGGACAAGCACTTTTGCTATACCGTTGGTTAATGTCATCGAAATATTCAGGCTGCAGGTAGCGGATATCCGGTTGGTACAGGGCAAGGAAGTATGCATGTTCCGCAATCAAGTGCTGCCGCTTGTTCGCTTGCATGATAAGCTAAATGTGCAGGAGGATGCAGAACAGAATAGAGATCGTTTGTTCGTTGTTATCGTCGGTGTGGCAGATAAACGAGTCTGTCTGATTGTTGATCAAACGATTGGCAATCATGAGATTGTAATTAAGCCTCTTGGGAGTTATATAGGCAATGTTCCCTTTATTGCAGGTTCGACTATTCTAGGGGATGGTCATGTGGCACATATATTAGATGTAGGTTCCATTGCCCGTGAGGTTGGATCTTATTATGAGAAGAAGGTACTGGACGCTAGAGAAGAAGCGCAGCTTGAGTCACGCAATAAAAAATATGTGACCTTCCAGCTGGCAGATATGAAATTTGGAATTGCGATTAGTAAAATGAAAGAGATTGTTCCTGTACCTGAAATTCATTCGCTGGTATCGGCTGCTCCCAATGTATTAGGGATGATCAATTTGCGAGGTTTGTTATTGCCTGTTTATGATTTACGGCGTAGATTAGGTATGGAGAATATAGAGATTTCCTTTAGTTCACGCATTCTGATCTGTGAAGTGTCAGGTCATGAGGTAGGGCTAATGGTAGATGAAGTTACAGAGGTTAGCCGGCTTTCAGAGGCTGAGTTGGAAGAAGCACCGGATCATGTACTGCGGAATTCGGATTTTCTGGAGGCGATTTATAAAAAAGAGCAGCAGTTTATCCTATTGTTGAATTTAGAGAAGATGCTCAATTTGGAATATTCCAAGAAGAAGGAAGCTGGTTAA
- a CDS encoding chemotaxis protein CheW yields the protein MAVISEQYIVSRLGNERHAFNIRDINEIIKMEYITEVPNSKPYIKGVINLRGKIVPVVSMCRRFGIPETPIGKLSRIVVVQYQNEATGIIVDAVEKVTSFDDIQPPVDANEPNGTQFMDGIGQSVDGLVGILNIDRLFGEG from the coding sequence ATGGCAGTGATCTCTGAACAATATATCGTCTCAAGGTTGGGCAATGAACGGCATGCTTTCAATATTCGCGATATTAATGAAATTATCAAAATGGAGTACATCACGGAAGTACCCAACAGCAAGCCATATATCAAAGGAGTTATCAATTTGCGTGGGAAAATTGTTCCTGTGGTTAGTATGTGTCGGAGATTCGGTATCCCCGAAACGCCGATTGGAAAGCTTTCACGGATTGTAGTTGTTCAATATCAGAATGAAGCCACAGGTATCATAGTTGATGCAGTTGAGAAGGTGACTTCCTTTGATGATATACAGCCCCCCGTCGATGCAAATGAACCTAATGGTACTCAGTTCATGGATGGGATTGGACAAAGTGTTGATGGTTTGGTCGGGATTCTTAATATTGATCGATTGTTTGGCGAAGGGTAG